The DNA region ttatttcaacagCTTACAGATACAATTATATCAATTACCTACTAGTTAATTATACTTCATTACTTTCTATTTTCTTAGGCAGTTAAGGGGTTgcttgtttcaaattaattaaaatctaagCAAAATCCAAGAGGTATATGATacagtttatttttgtgttttaaaaatgttttttaaaaaaataaaatttttttattttaaattattatgttttttgtgtttttagattattttaatgcattgatattaaaaataatttttaaaaaataaaaaaatatattattttaatatatttattataactatatttttatatttttaaactagatatttttttattattattttgtaattgattGGCATGGGAGGatatctttttctttgaaaGTTGCGTCGCCCTTTGAGAAAATGAAATGACAAATCCAAAGTGGGAAACAGTAACAGGGGCAGAAAAAACAAGGCAaataaatatcttgaaaaaaaatgaaggttaTGGACCTGGACGTCTAATCTGCAAATAGCTTCTGTTAACCCAACGTTGTAGGGCCAACACGACACTAGCTAGCTGGCAgtaaaaaatgaaatggaatCACAAAATTCCCAATGATCAAGTTTTGGATGTGGACCCGCCACATACTATAGAAGTTTCCAAGTGCATGTTTATTATgtgtgaaattttattttattatttttttaatttgggagaTGAGATTGCaattgatgtactgatatttattggtatttttaaatatttattttaaaaatatttgttttttttatgcaaatccACAATGAACTTTGAAAACGTTTTTAGACCCTCGTTATAGTTGTAGGCCTAGTTAATGGGCCCATATAGAGTGCTTTTTTTTTAGGCTTGAGTGTGATACCCATCACATTGTGGCCCTTGCGTTGAGTTTGATCCCAATAACATGATCAAACTTAATATATTTATCATGAGGAATTCTAAAAAGTATctttaaaattcatataattcttttataagccctcctaaaataaataaaaaatatattttttgtaacttgtttttatataaaaaaataatgtatttgtttttaactcTAAGAAGCGAGAGGTCCAAAGAGAGCTTTATTCTCTTTTACAATGCACAAGAACGcatgttttaattaagaaacaataaaagaacaagtctttttatctaaaacattttaatttaatagtttttttaatttttatataattttattatttttaaattttaattatacttgaagtaaatagaaataaaagaataaagcaTAACTAGAAATTTTAtgaaagttttgttttatatattattagcgattatagaaagtaaaaattataataaattataatctaaattattattttttattttaattacttgtgTTCGGTAATacaattaaaagatataaaaaagctttaaaattgataaaaataaatattagttttttttaatattagtagtGATTCTAAAATGAATTAACaagaattttattaataatttttgtgtaaaataattaaagataatgTAATATAATAACCAAggatttcatatataaaaaaaataacaaggatcTTTTATAatagttgataattttttttaatgtaatttcattgttttttagtttttaatcatTGGCCTTAACTAACTTGATTCTAAGAATTTTTACAATCTTGATAGTTAAAATAAAGTTAcaattaaaatcacaaaaaaaaaaaactaataggcTGTTTACTGTAGCCCTGAACTTATTGTATAagttcaaatattaaaatgatcgaTTTATCATtctcaaacaaaattatttgactATCTCTTATGGGTTATATAGTTTTTCACAAAATCTATTAATTATTATCTGATTGATCATAATTATGGATAACTAAGAACGTGTTTGACAGtatggtagtggttgcttttcaaataatttttcgtgttgaaatgcatgtcaatgatattttttttattttttaaaaattatttttgacatcagcacatcaaaacgatctaaaagatataaaccgtattaaattttaattaaaaaaaacttttaaattttttaaaatctccttCCCAAACACTAtctaaatctttttatatttttaaagtacagtaaaataaatatattgctCATAAGAGACGGTAAAACAAAAGTCTACAAAATTAAGAACGGTAACTTTTAACGGACACAAGCACAAGCAAACCCGAATTCAGGCGGAGTCAATCACCCAGTGCTGGCCATCAGTTTGGATCTTAAGCCCGTTCATTTGAGCAAACAAATTTACTGCTCTCCTCCCGCCTCTATTGTCCGCTGCAGTAAAATAATCGTGTCCAAAAACTACCCCACCGGGTCTTAAGATGCGGCAGGCCCGATTAATATCCTCCCAGGCAGAGTTAAAATCATGACCCGCATCAATTTCAATCAAATCACCAAACACGCCCCACTCACATAATATCTCCAATGTTGACCCGCTCGAAAAGGGTATGGGGAAAACCGACCCAGTGGCATTGTTTTGAACAACATTCTGCATGAACTGATATAGCAACAGAACGTCACCGTTTACTATATTAACAAAACCAACCAGGTCACGGAACCCAAGCCACCCGCGAAAATCGTCAATGCAAAGAATGAGTGAGTCGATCCCGAGTTTTCGAGTCAACTCGGCCATGTGGAGAGCTGAAGCGCCCAAGAAAGTACCCATTTCATTAATCACTTTAGACTTCACTCTTTGGATAAGGTGTTCAAAAACTTCACCGTATGAGCCCCATCCTTCGAGTCTTTTATCTCGGAGGAGGCCTCTAACGTGCGCAGGAGGGAAATTGTCATATGGCGACGTGGCGTTGTAAACTCGGTCTAGAATTGTTTCGTGTACAAGTTGGGGTGGAAGGGGTTTGGCACAGTGAGTCTTGACCCGGAAGTTGTCGAGTTGGTTTTTGAGGTTATAACGGTCGACCTTCAAGATTTCTGGAGATGCAAAAGGCCTCAGTGAATAGCTGTGAGCTGGGAGCTGATAAGTAACCTAGTGCGTAGGATAGCAGTACAAGGGTAACGTAGAACGTTGGGGATTTCAAGAATCTGAATACGaatcttgttttcttcttattgTTGGTGTGGTGATGGCGGGGAGATGGTAATCGGTCTTCATTCATGTTTTTCAAAGGGAATGAAGTCTCTGCCCGGAGATATTGGTGTTGTGGTTTGGGTCGGCTGCGTCTTGAGTGCACAGATGGAAATGGTGAGTATTGGAAAGGACCGGGAAAATGTGATGGGCTTCAACAGAAGTagtaaagttttggggttttggAAGGGTCAAGGTCATCGTCCATCTTGATATCTGTTGAGACCATGGCCTTTTATATAGAAGGCAGTAGTTCAATTCCAGTCATAGAAGGAATAACTCTCTCGTTGAGATTTAGCTATCCAGAATTCAACGAGCTGCGgatgtccttttcttttcaaggagtaatactcaaataaaaaaaagaacaagaaaaccaTCTTTTATTAATCCCCTTGATAAGCATGTCCTTGAAGCTAGCccttcaaactttattttaagtTCTGAGGTGATTCGCCAATCAAGTTTGAAAGGATCGATCGCAGCTGTTGGCACATCATGGAATGATGAAATATGTATTTCTTGGTAAAAAGATATTTGGTTTCTTGGTCAGCAGTTTATCAAGCTTATGCAAAGCCGATCCGATATAGATCCTCACATATTCTTGTTTATTCAACCCAAAAATGTAATGTTTTGAGTACAAATATGAAGAGGAAGATGGCTTCAAGGTCACGATGAAGGTCCTTTTTCACGAGGCTTTGCCTTCTCCTAGTGAAGCTTCCTTGTTTCCCGCTTTCAGGTTCGTTGAAGGCCATTATctctgtttccttttctttcctctctttccCTAGATTCATTCTTCCATTCCCTTCCTTCTTATCCtgttccatttgtcttttttatatcatttagaCAATCTTATAGCTATAACTTCAGATTGGCTTCAATCATGACGACCGATGCTCTAAAGCAAGGAAAGCTGAATCAAATAATTCGTTTGCCTATTTTACCAGCACGATCATCTTACTCGCAGGTCGAGGTTGGAACCCGTAGTTGCTTTACTCATAAAGACATCATAGCTTGGTAAAGGCTTGCGGACTGTGATGTGTGATCTAAAGATACCTCTATTAACTCAAAAGGGGAGGGTTAATGATTCTGGAGGAAAATTGTGCCGACCAAAACTAACACAAAAAGGACGACTTCTTGAGACCAAAATTCTACAATACCAAGCATCATCTTCAAGTTGTTACAAAAACAGACATAAAGGTAGAGAACACAAGCTAAAACGTCCTCTGTCTCACAC from Populus alba chromosome 14, ASM523922v2, whole genome shotgun sequence includes:
- the LOC118041883 gene encoding uncharacterized protein encodes the protein MEQDKKEGNGRMNLGKERKEKETEIMAFNEPESGKQGSFTRRRQSLVKKDLHRDLEAIFLFIFVTYQLPAHSYSLRPFASPEILKVDRYNLKNQLDNFRVKTHCAKPLPPQLVHETILDRVYNATSPYDNFPPAHVRGLLRDKRLEGWGSYGEVFEHLIQRVKSKVINEMGTFLGASALHMAELTRKLGIDSLILCIDDFRGWLGFRDLVGFVNIVNGDVLLLYQFMQNVVQNNATGSVFPIPFSSGSTLEILCEWGVFGDLIEIDAGHDFNSAWEDINRACRILRPGGVVFGHDYFTAADNRGGRRAVNLFAQMNGLKIQTDGQHWVIDSA